One Peromyscus leucopus breed LL Stock chromosome 4, UCI_PerLeu_2.1, whole genome shotgun sequence genomic region harbors:
- the Wt1 gene encoding Wilms tumor protein isoform X6: MCAYPGCNKRYFKLSHLQMHSRKHTGEKPYQCDFKDCERRFSRSDQLKRHQRRHTGVKPFQCKTCQRKFSRSDHLKTHTRTHTGKTSEKPFSCRWHSCQKKFARSDELVRHHNMHQRNMTKLQLAL, encoded by the exons ATGTGTGCTTACCCGGGCTGCAATAAGAGATATTTTAAGCTGTCCCACTTACAGATGCACAGCCGGAAGCACACTG GTGAGAAACCATACCAGTGTGACTTCAAGGACTGTGAGAGAAGGTTTTCTCGCTCAGACCAGCTCAAAAGACACCAAAGGAGACACACAG GTGTGAAACCATTCCAGTGTAAAACTTGTCAGCGAAAGTTTTCCCGGTCCGACCACCTGAAGACCCACACCAGGACTCATACAGGTAAAACAA GTGAAAAGCCCTTCAGTTGTCGCTGGCACAGCTGTCAGAAAAAGTTTGCGCGGTCAGACGAATTAGTCCGCCACCACAACATGCACCAGAGAAACATGACCAAACTCCAGCTGGCGCTTTGA